A DNA window from Bacteroides cellulosilyticus contains the following coding sequences:
- a CDS encoding ABC transporter permease yields the protein MIIRQAFSLLRQNPFFSTVSIIGTAVSIAFVMVVYMVYDIQTANIRPESHRDRMVYSSYGYSYRKADHSNANTGMSYQAACRIFADLPGAELVTYMSYTTMEYCGVSPEKGQRCQNRRVDLNFWRLYDIRFVAGRPFDQQEFDACADVVVIAERLAREAFGSAEEALGKNYFVDFYPKRVVGVTEDVSSLFAFAYGEVWLPYYTQDPAWGSEGLRGGFEAMVLCEPGVSPAEMKLQIENSLDRLNASLTEYELTLPDLSTYTERQFFRDDFLNPMVTCIMLGLILLIVPAINVSGLISSQMSRRLSELAVRKAYGASRSTLVWQLLLENLLLAFIGALLGFLLSCLLLWLGKDWMLAGGYTEGNFEVSIWLFLRPAVFLTVLGVCLLFNLLSVFIPAWNATHRPIAEVLSGE from the coding sequence ATGATAATCCGACAAGCATTTTCACTTCTACGGCAGAACCCATTTTTCAGTACTGTTTCCATCATTGGAACGGCGGTGAGTATTGCCTTTGTCATGGTGGTCTATATGGTTTACGACATCCAGACTGCCAACATCCGCCCTGAGTCGCACCGCGACCGTATGGTTTATTCCTCTTATGGGTACAGTTATCGCAAGGCTGACCATAGTAATGCAAACACAGGTATGTCTTATCAGGCAGCTTGTCGTATTTTTGCTGATTTGCCCGGTGCTGAACTGGTCACTTATATGAGCTATACTACGATGGAATATTGCGGCGTTTCGCCCGAGAAGGGGCAGCGTTGCCAGAACCGCCGTGTAGATTTGAATTTCTGGCGTTTGTATGATATCCGTTTTGTAGCAGGGCGTCCTTTCGACCAACAGGAGTTTGATGCCTGTGCCGATGTGGTCGTCATTGCCGAGCGTTTGGCTCGTGAAGCCTTCGGTTCGGCGGAAGAGGCATTGGGAAAGAATTATTTTGTGGATTTCTATCCCAAACGCGTAGTAGGTGTCACTGAAGATGTCAGTTCACTGTTTGCCTTTGCTTATGGTGAGGTTTGGTTGCCTTATTATACCCAAGACCCTGCCTGGGGTAGTGAGGGATTGCGCGGTGGATTTGAAGCTATGGTATTGTGTGAGCCCGGTGTTAGTCCTGCGGAGATGAAATTGCAGATAGAAAACTCACTCGACCGATTGAATGCTTCGCTTACTGAATATGAATTAACACTTCCCGACCTGAGTACTTACACCGAACGCCAGTTTTTCCGTGACGACTTCCTGAATCCTATGGTCACTTGCATTATGCTGGGGCTTATCCTGCTTATTGTACCTGCAATCAACGTCAGTGGACTTATTTCTTCACAGATGTCCCGTCGCTTGTCGGAGTTGGCAGTGCGTAAAGCTTATGGTGCCAGTCGCTCTACTCTGGTGTGGCAATTGCTTCTTGAGAATCTGTTGCTGGCATTCATTGGTGCATTGCTGGGCTTCCTGTTATCATGCCTGCTGTTATGGTTGGGGAAGGACTGGATGCTGGCAGGTGGATATACGGAAGGTAACTTTGAAGTCAGTATCTGGCTTTTCCTGCGTCCTGCAGTCTTCCTCACCGTGTTGGGCGTGTGCCTGCTTTTTAATCTGTTGTCCGTATTCATTCCGGCATGGAATGCTACGCATCGACCGATAGCGGAAGTCCTCAGTGGAGAATAA
- a CDS encoding ABC transporter permease, which yields MIKQYFTQAWAQLRQQPIISAVSIAGTALAIFLIMLVVMMQQVKVAPFAPESNRDRFLHVHYMSITNKNWGDGSSNGPMSARTARECFQTLKTPEAVTIYTCMVISTPVNLPGQPAIGIDLLQTDDIFWRVFDFSFTAGKPYDKATFDAGLPVAVVTESVARKLFQSTEVEGREFLLNHAPYKVIGVVKDVSTLATSAYGQVWVPYTSTEIAINMWSDGHMGMMSCTILAHDRDDFDAIREEAERRRQEYNVLIGADGYELIYRNRPYDQEKNAIAFAANLEPDVDQARRQRLIIFVILLIVPAINLSSMTQSRLRQRVAEIGVRRAFGSTRLELMGQIIAENLVVTLMAGVLGLLLSVAFAYLGNTLLFAQEFSQTLSPPAVDTSILLHASTFGWALLFCFILNLLSSGIPAWRASRVGIVNALGGRLH from the coding sequence ATGATTAAACAATATTTTACGCAAGCGTGGGCACAGCTACGGCAACAGCCGATAATCAGTGCTGTCAGCATAGCAGGTACGGCACTTGCCATCTTCCTCATTATGCTGGTGGTGATGATGCAGCAAGTGAAGGTAGCGCCTTTTGCTCCCGAAAGTAACCGTGACCGCTTTCTGCATGTGCACTACATGAGTATTACCAATAAAAACTGGGGCGACGGCAGCAGTAACGGGCCTATGAGTGCGAGGACAGCACGTGAGTGCTTCCAGACGTTGAAGACACCTGAGGCAGTGACTATTTATACTTGTATGGTAATCTCTACTCCGGTCAATCTTCCGGGGCAACCTGCCATAGGTATCGACCTGTTGCAGACGGATGATATTTTCTGGCGCGTGTTCGACTTCTCATTCACTGCCGGGAAGCCTTATGATAAGGCGACGTTCGATGCCGGGTTGCCGGTAGCGGTTGTCACGGAAAGTGTAGCCAGAAAACTGTTTCAAAGTACAGAAGTTGAAGGACGTGAGTTTTTGCTAAACCATGCACCCTATAAAGTAATAGGTGTAGTGAAAGATGTTTCTACGTTGGCTACATCTGCATACGGACAGGTATGGGTGCCTTATACCTCAACAGAGATAGCTATAAATATGTGGAGCGATGGACACATGGGTATGATGAGCTGCACCATCCTGGCACATGACCGCGATGACTTCGATGCCATCCGCGAGGAAGCAGAACGGCGCAGACAGGAGTATAATGTGTTGATTGGCGCCGATGGCTACGAGTTGATTTACCGTAACCGCCCGTACGATCAGGAGAAAAATGCAATAGCCTTTGCTGCCAATCTGGAACCGGACGTGGACCAGGCACGCAGGCAGAGACTGATAATCTTTGTTATCCTGCTGATAGTGCCCGCCATCAATCTGAGTAGTATGACACAGAGCCGTCTTCGTCAGCGTGTGGCCGAAATAGGTGTGCGACGTGCATTTGGCAGTACGCGGCTGGAACTGATGGGACAAATCATTGCCGAGAATCTTGTAGTGACCCTGATGGCTGGTGTACTGGGACTATTGCTCAGTGTGGCATTTGCTTATTTAGGTAATACATTATTGTTTGCGCAGGAGTTCAGCCAAACACTCAGTCCTCCGGCAGTGGATACCAGCATATTGCTGCATGCCTCCACCTTTGGCTGGGCATTGTTGTTCTGTTTTATACTGAACTTATTGAGTTCCGGTATTCCGGCATGGCGTGCATCGAGAGTAGGAATTGTAAATGCATTGGGCGGACGCCTGCATTAA
- a CDS encoding ABC transporter permease: MTEKLLTQIKNEWLSNLWLVLELLVVSVVMWYVVDYLYTRAATYLEPRGFNIEHCYLIELGELTPKSPDYTPNKTRDDTHADITELLERLRRRPEVEAVSLSQNSYPYNGSNSSGEVRYDTLQSPGWTIRRMVTPDFVRVFRYQGTRGETPEQLAEMLERGEFLASDNLYRKYDRKLTEFVGKRFQLFGDTTKTYQLGAALQNVRYHDYDQARSSYCFLAKQSFYYVDLELCVRVREGQDNDFITKLKEDSESQFRIGNLFISEIRSFHDIRRNFQQAWTNDIRNYVMGMGFLLLNIFLGLLGTFWFRTQQRRSEIALHKAHGATDRAIFSRLLSEGLLLLAVVTPIALVIDWNLAHMELNSWRNGTTLEWDRLLLCAGISFVLMALMIAIGIGIPARKAMKVQPAEALHDE, encoded by the coding sequence ATGACTGAGAAACTTCTTACACAGATAAAGAATGAATGGCTCTCAAACCTATGGTTGGTGTTGGAGCTGCTGGTGGTGAGCGTAGTGATGTGGTATGTGGTGGACTACCTTTATACCCGCGCTGCCACTTACCTGGAACCGCGAGGCTTCAACATAGAGCACTGCTATCTCATTGAATTGGGAGAACTGACACCCAAGAGTCCTGATTATACGCCTAATAAGACCAGGGATGATACTCATGCGGATATCACCGAACTGCTGGAACGCTTGCGCCGCCGGCCGGAGGTGGAGGCTGTCAGCCTTTCGCAAAACTCCTATCCTTATAATGGAAGCAATAGTAGCGGGGAGGTGCGTTATGATACGCTCCAGTCACCCGGCTGGACCATCCGTAGAATGGTTACTCCGGACTTTGTGCGTGTCTTCCGCTATCAGGGCACACGGGGTGAAACACCCGAACAATTGGCGGAGATGCTGGAACGCGGTGAATTTCTGGCTTCTGATAATCTTTATAGAAAGTACGACCGTAAGTTGACGGAGTTTGTAGGCAAACGTTTCCAGCTTTTCGGTGATACGACCAAGACGTATCAACTGGGAGCCGCCTTGCAGAATGTACGCTATCATGACTACGACCAGGCTCGTTCTTCGTATTGCTTCCTGGCCAAACAGTCTTTCTATTATGTAGATTTGGAACTCTGTGTCCGCGTCCGCGAAGGACAGGATAACGATTTCATCACGAAATTGAAGGAGGACAGTGAAAGCCAGTTCCGTATAGGCAACCTCTTTATTTCGGAGATTCGCTCGTTCCACGATATACGCCGCAACTTCCAGCAAGCATGGACCAATGATATCCGTAACTATGTGATGGGTATGGGATTCCTGCTGCTGAATATCTTCCTCGGACTGCTTGGAACATTCTGGTTCCGTACGCAGCAACGCCGTTCGGAGATTGCATTGCATAAAGCACATGGTGCAACGGACCGTGCCATTTTCAGCCGACTGCTCAGTGAAGGCTTGTTGCTGCTGGCGGTTGTTACACCTATTGCACTGGTCATTGACTGGAACCTGGCGCATATGGAACTGAATTCATGGCGTAACGGTACGACGCTGGAATGGGACCGATTATTACTCTGTGCGGGTATTAGTTTTGTATTGATGGCGTTGATGATTGCCATCGGTATCGGTATTCCGGCACGTAAGGCAATGAAGGTGCAGCCGGCTGAAGCCTTGCATGACGAATAA
- a CDS encoding FtsX-like permease family protein, with protein MKFILHNLRMIWSRLRSNGWVLAELFLVFIVMWFLCDSLGCLKYTFYRPLGYNIDHVYQLNTIIGGATSDTTLTNADRYLRALQKLEQEPSVEAAALCYWSLPMSGNNSDNSLAAQDTIGVNARIINATGGYVDVFRMRDDPQRPFAKTPSGRNNVMLSQAAVDRFKKRMPTFSLDTPLSYYGDTTSVVTQGGMIEAFRTYRYGSDASWFFFRIDENLIKTEFADNWAQIVFRVKSAADGPDYRAKFIREIAPRLDVDDLFVADAVPYTEQQLQFEVMNGDTDKVNSQAIVVLFLLVNVFLGLIGTFWFRTRRRRGEIALRLAMGSTKSQVFRLLTGEGLLLLALVTLPAMIICYNIGVAEFTIGRTELISTWPVKWTFMRFLLGSLGAWLLIALMVMVGIWFPARQAMKIQPAEALHEE; from the coding sequence ATGAAATTCATACTACATAATTTACGCATGATTTGGTCGCGCTTGCGCAGCAACGGCTGGGTGTTGGCTGAACTATTCCTGGTATTCATCGTGATGTGGTTCCTTTGCGACTCGTTGGGTTGCCTTAAATATACTTTTTACCGCCCGCTTGGTTACAATATCGATCACGTTTATCAGCTTAACACGATTATAGGAGGTGCCACCAGTGACACCACCCTGACAAATGCCGACAGATACCTGCGCGCCTTGCAGAAACTGGAGCAGGAACCCAGCGTTGAGGCGGCTGCCCTGTGTTATTGGAGTTTGCCGATGAGTGGAAACAACAGCGACAATTCACTGGCTGCGCAGGACACTATCGGGGTGAATGCACGTATCATTAATGCAACCGGAGGATACGTTGACGTTTTCCGTATGCGTGATGATCCGCAGCGTCCCTTTGCCAAAACCCCTTCGGGCAGAAATAACGTAATGCTGAGCCAGGCTGCTGTCGACCGCTTCAAGAAGAGAATGCCGACGTTTTCGTTGGACACGCCGCTGAGTTATTATGGCGATACCACGTCGGTCGTCACACAAGGCGGAATGATAGAAGCTTTCCGTACCTATCGCTATGGAAGTGATGCCTCCTGGTTTTTCTTTCGTATAGACGAGAATCTGATAAAAACGGAATTTGCTGACAATTGGGCGCAAATCGTTTTTCGTGTGAAGTCTGCTGCCGATGGCCCGGACTACCGTGCGAAGTTTATCCGTGAGATTGCACCTCGACTGGATGTAGATGACTTGTTTGTGGCGGACGCTGTGCCTTATACCGAACAGCAGTTGCAGTTTGAAGTCATGAACGGAGATACGGACAAGGTGAACAGTCAGGCAATTGTAGTGCTTTTCCTGTTGGTAAATGTATTCCTGGGATTGATCGGAACGTTCTGGTTCCGTACCCGTCGCCGCCGTGGTGAAATAGCTTTGCGTCTGGCTATGGGGAGCACAAAGAGCCAGGTGTTCCGCCTGTTGACGGGTGAGGGATTATTGCTGCTTGCATTGGTGACGTTACCCGCTATGATTATTTGCTATAATATAGGTGTGGCGGAATTCACCATCGGACGGACGGAGCTGATTTCCACGTGGCCTGTCAAATGGACTTTTATGCGTTTTCTGCTCGGTTCCTTAGGAGCTTGGCTGCTGATAGCATTGATGGTAATGGTGGGCATTTGGTTCCCGGCACGGCAGGCGATGAAGATACAGCCGGCCGAAGCATTACATGAAGAATAA
- a CDS encoding ABC transporter permease: MIRLYFLQAFYHLRENPIITWVSILGTAMAICMIMVLVITFQVRLVDCEPEVNRSRTLYVPYMSVKQKGKSDNESANASMSVRTGRECFRALSMPEAVTLASGVYRVRASVPSGSKATADMVQTDEAFWTIFSFHFLSGAAFTKADCDAGLTRAVLDATTARKLFGTTDAVGRTVQLDYVDYTVAGVVADVSMLATAAYAQIWVPYTAAGADAMSWRDDTMGPMHAIILARSSADFDAIREETELLRKKYNDGLQDVEVFYRGQPDTQLAYLYRRWYAEPDVPGVMLRYAIVVIILLLVPAVNLSGMTLSRMRRRMAEIGVRKAFGATGGELMRQVFFENLVLTLLAGIVGLVLSYVATFALNGFLFSNSMNASLSGETALTPGMLLSPWAFIAAFAFCLLMNILSAGIPAWRASRMNITDAINQR, from the coding sequence ATGATACGACTCTACTTTCTTCAGGCATTTTACCATTTGCGCGAGAACCCGATCATTACCTGGGTGTCCATATTAGGTACGGCAATGGCAATCTGCATGATTATGGTGCTTGTTATTACTTTCCAGGTGCGACTCGTGGATTGTGAACCTGAAGTGAATCGCTCGCGTACACTTTATGTCCCTTATATGTCTGTAAAGCAAAAAGGAAAATCAGACAATGAGTCCGCCAATGCTTCCATGTCCGTGCGCACTGGGAGAGAGTGTTTCCGTGCATTGAGTATGCCCGAAGCTGTAACTTTAGCCAGTGGTGTCTATAGAGTTCGTGCTTCTGTTCCTTCCGGATCGAAAGCGACAGCGGATATGGTGCAAACCGACGAAGCATTCTGGACAATTTTCAGTTTTCATTTTCTGAGTGGCGCGGCATTTACCAAGGCTGACTGTGATGCCGGATTAACGCGTGCGGTGCTGGATGCTACTACAGCCCGCAAGCTGTTTGGTACTACGGATGCTGTGGGACGTACAGTGCAACTGGATTATGTTGATTATACCGTTGCCGGAGTGGTTGCTGATGTCTCTATGCTTGCTACGGCTGCTTATGCACAGATATGGGTGCCTTATACTGCTGCGGGCGCAGATGCTATGTCTTGGCGAGATGATACGATGGGGCCTATGCATGCCATTATCCTTGCACGCTCGTCTGCGGACTTCGATGCCATTCGTGAGGAAACCGAGCTGCTGCGCAAAAAGTATAATGACGGGTTGCAGGATGTAGAAGTCTTTTATCGCGGTCAGCCTGATACGCAACTGGCTTATCTTTATCGCCGCTGGTATGCAGAACCTGATGTCCCGGGAGTGATGCTGCGCTATGCTATTGTTGTTATCATTCTGCTTCTTGTTCCGGCGGTTAACCTGTCCGGCATGACTCTTTCGCGTATGCGTCGTCGTATGGCTGAAATTGGGGTACGTAAGGCTTTCGGTGCTACGGGCGGTGAATTGATGCGGCAAGTATTTTTCGAGAATCTGGTGTTGACATTGCTGGCAGGTATCGTTGGTTTGGTATTGAGCTACGTTGCTACTTTTGCGCTGAACGGTTTCCTTTTCAGCAATTCGATGAATGCTTCTCTGAGTGGTGAGACTGCACTGACACCGGGGATGTTGCTGTCACCGTGGGCATTTATTGCAGCATTTGCATTCTGTCTCCTGATGAACATACTTTCCGCAGGTATTCCTGCATGGCGTGCTTCCCGGATGAATATTACTGATGCTATTAATCAAAGATAG
- a CDS encoding GIN domain-containing protein, with translation MRKIMRALFITLSLLFAAVAGTVYAANEKDPQVSEIRKVEAFSSVKVTSVATVYFTQSNNYSLKIEGREEYVTTTTTEVKNDCLVIGFKNKKDGDNSRNKGVTIWLTAPNLKNVEFTGVGSFNCNEALKLDDVKFEIEGVGKVNVKDLTCNSLVVEMEGVGKADIHVNCDRLRASMEGVGSVTLSGRAGQADISKGGIGGVNTRNLKVGDK, from the coding sequence ATGAGAAAGATTATGAGAGCTTTATTTATAACCCTGAGTTTATTATTTGCCGCAGTAGCCGGTACAGTTTATGCAGCTAACGAAAAAGACCCGCAGGTTAGCGAAATCCGTAAAGTAGAGGCTTTCTCCTCTGTGAAAGTTACGTCTGTGGCTACTGTGTATTTCACGCAGAGCAATAACTATTCTCTGAAGATAGAAGGTAGGGAAGAGTATGTGACCACCACTACTACCGAAGTGAAGAATGACTGCCTTGTCATTGGTTTCAAAAACAAAAAAGACGGTGACAACAGTCGTAACAAAGGTGTCACGATATGGCTCACCGCTCCTAATCTGAAGAATGTAGAGTTTACAGGTGTCGGCTCATTCAATTGCAATGAAGCATTGAAACTGGATGATGTGAAGTTCGAGATAGAAGGCGTCGGCAAGGTAAATGTGAAAGATTTGACTTGTAATTCCCTTGTAGTAGAGATGGAGGGCGTGGGCAAAGCTGATATCCATGTGAATTGTGACCGTCTGCGTGCCTCGATGGAAGGTGTGGGCAGTGTTACGTTGAGCGGACGTGCCGGACAGGCGGATATTTCAAAAGGCGGTATCGGTGGTGTGAATACACGTAATCTGAAAGTAGGAGATAAATAA
- a CDS encoding FtsX-like permease family protein, giving the protein MIKSILTQIWNQRRANGWLFAELLIVFVLLWYCLDMLYGFAYAERQPKGYDLEHVYKLRLSTNPKQLVLCSSEDSLQRFWFKPMEEAFRRIKEHQDVESASIWLGADAYTRNTVIQGYTMDSVHVTIANIRYVSPEYFDVMRIPIQEGAGMFSAGMNAFESTSGSSLSFASAEWNPAITPLPAVITVELADSLFHTDSGVVGQEFFDYYTGSSLRYRVAAVCSHQKTDDYARYEPFILTPLPNWFYRGQAVPSISIRVRPEADTNDFATRFSREMTSRLQVAPFYLFEVRSYDEQKAERDASEGITPYIRSARLIAIFFSFNVFIGLMGTFWFRTRHRRSEIALRMAMGSSRSRIRSRLVGEGLLLLVLAAIPALIICGNLVMAEAIMTEQADATGLRFVVVSLFTFFLMTLMVIAGIWFPAAQAMRVKPADALHDE; this is encoded by the coding sequence ATGATAAAGTCCATTCTGACACAAATTTGGAACCAGCGTCGTGCAAACGGTTGGCTTTTTGCCGAACTCTTAATCGTGTTCGTGTTGTTATGGTATTGCCTCGATATGCTCTATGGCTTTGCTTATGCCGAGCGTCAGCCCAAAGGTTACGATCTGGAACATGTATACAAGCTTCGTCTTTCCACTAATCCTAAGCAACTTGTGCTCTGTTCATCCGAGGATAGTCTGCAACGCTTTTGGTTTAAGCCTATGGAGGAAGCATTTCGACGCATCAAGGAACATCAGGACGTAGAGAGTGCCAGCATCTGGCTTGGTGCTGATGCCTATACCCGAAATACTGTAATTCAGGGATATACCATGGATAGCGTTCATGTGACAATAGCTAACATTCGTTATGTATCTCCTGAATATTTTGATGTAATGCGCATTCCGATACAAGAAGGTGCAGGAATGTTTTCTGCTGGCATGAATGCGTTTGAAAGCACTTCCGGTTCTTCGTTGTCATTTGCTTCAGCCGAGTGGAATCCTGCGATCACTCCATTGCCTGCCGTTATTACAGTAGAACTGGCAGATAGCCTTTTCCACACCGATAGCGGAGTAGTGGGACAAGAGTTTTTTGACTATTATACAGGTAGTAGTCTTCGTTACCGGGTAGCTGCTGTATGCAGTCATCAGAAAACGGATGATTATGCCCGTTATGAACCTTTCATTTTAACTCCGCTTCCAAATTGGTTCTATCGGGGGCAGGCTGTTCCCTCTATTTCTATTCGCGTGCGTCCCGAAGCTGATACGAATGATTTTGCGACCCGCTTTTCTCGTGAAATGACTTCTCGGTTGCAGGTTGCTCCGTTCTATCTGTTTGAAGTCCGCAGTTATGATGAACAGAAAGCGGAGCGTGATGCATCCGAGGGGATTACTCCGTATATCCGCAGTGCACGGCTTATAGCTATATTCTTTAGCTTCAATGTTTTTATCGGGTTGATGGGTACTTTCTGGTTTCGTACCCGTCACCGCCGTAGTGAAATTGCTTTGCGTATGGCGATGGGAAGCAGCCGCTCCCGGATACGTTCCCGATTAGTGGGAGAAGGGTTGCTGTTGCTGGTGTTGGCTGCTATTCCGGCTCTGATTATTTGCGGTAACCTGGTTATGGCGGAAGCTATAATGACAGAACAGGCTGATGCTACCGGACTTCGCTTTGTTGTAGTCTCATTATTCACTTTCTTTCTTATGACTTTGATGGTAATTGCCGGTATCTGGTTCCCTGCTGCACAGGCGATGCGAGTGAAACCGGCGGATGCCTTGCACGACGAATAG
- a CDS encoding ABC transporter permease has product MKNLLTQIKNEWRSNLFLLVELLLVFAVLWYIVDWVTVTARVYHTPMGFDTEHCYNLSFNSLTPKSALYNPDLTAEDDVDALLEITERLRHRPGVEGVTVSQNCYPYNEGSNGAYFYLQDSVCVTAYQVWSDPDFYRVFRYQAADGGGPDKLVAAISDQTLVVTSNVTDRYPQLNMSDARSLLNKEVSSSYPDRGYHRRIAAIAAPVRSSHFETSSEWGGAFIGHNLNRDALINDLGNVRYVQVSLRVSPDADHDFVDALMEDVDRLYRVGNVYLLDALPFSDIRYVRELEDVNEVKTQLCILFFLMLNIFLGVIGTFWFRTQHRRREVALRMAMGSSRRGVFLRLMGEGLLLLSAAAIPALLIAFNVGIAELVDISKMQFTFERFLIAAVFTWLLMALMIVVGIWYPAYKAMQLQPAEALHDE; this is encoded by the coding sequence ATGAAGAACCTGCTGACACAAATAAAGAATGAATGGCGGAGTAACCTTTTTCTGCTCGTGGAATTATTGTTGGTTTTCGCTGTGTTGTGGTATATCGTTGACTGGGTTACGGTTACTGCACGTGTTTATCATACTCCGATGGGGTTCGATACGGAGCACTGCTACAATCTGTCTTTTAATAGCCTGACTCCCAAATCTGCATTGTATAATCCGGATCTTACAGCCGAAGACGATGTGGATGCCCTGCTTGAGATTACTGAACGTTTACGCCACCGTCCCGGTGTGGAGGGTGTTACTGTTTCACAGAATTGTTACCCGTATAATGAAGGGAGTAATGGGGCATATTTCTATTTACAGGATTCTGTCTGCGTCACTGCTTACCAGGTTTGGTCCGATCCGGATTTCTATCGTGTTTTCCGTTACCAGGCTGCTGATGGTGGTGGTCCGGATAAACTAGTTGCTGCTATTTCCGACCAGACTCTGGTTGTCACTTCTAATGTCACCGACAGGTATCCCCAACTGAATATGTCCGATGCCCGTTCTTTGCTGAACAAGGAAGTCTCTTCGTCCTATCCCGACCGTGGTTATCATCGGCGTATTGCCGCCATTGCCGCCCCTGTACGTAGTTCTCATTTTGAAACATCGAGCGAGTGGGGTGGCGCATTTATCGGTCATAATCTGAATAGGGATGCTCTTATCAATGATTTGGGCAATGTACGTTATGTCCAGGTCAGCCTGCGCGTTTCACCCGATGCGGACCATGACTTTGTTGACGCGCTTATGGAGGATGTGGACCGTCTCTATCGGGTAGGTAATGTCTACTTGCTTGATGCGCTTCCTTTCAGTGATATTCGCTATGTCCGAGAGCTTGAGGATGTGAATGAGGTGAAGACGCAACTTTGCATCCTCTTCTTCTTGATGCTGAATATATTTCTGGGTGTCATCGGCACTTTCTGGTTCCGTACACAGCATCGGCGTCGTGAAGTGGCGCTGCGCATGGCGATGGGTTCCAGCCGTCGTGGTGTGTTCTTACGCCTGATGGGTGAGGGGCTGTTGCTATTATCGGCCGCTGCTATTCCTGCTCTGCTGATTGCCTTCAATGTGGGTATTGCCGAGTTGGTGGATATCAGTAAAATGCAGTTCACATTTGAGCGCTTCTTGATTGCTGCTGTGTTTACGTGGTTGTTGATGGCATTGATGATTGTCGTTGGCATCTGGTATCCGGCTTACAAGGCTATGCAGTTACAGCCTGCCGAAGCCTTGCACGATGAGTAG
- a CDS encoding ABC transporter permease encodes MQTIRQAFGLLRQNPLLSTISILGTAFAITMIMAIVITWQTKYADLEPEVNRSRCLYFSAMHVQGKENKGWNTYGKPSAAFMKECIQPLPEVEACTAFTTAEVALVSLTDGSNRVKVDALNTDPDFWKIFSMQFLDGRGFTEADRGGDMRAIVICASVARKLFGTTEVAGRQILLNRELSNVIGVVKDVSVTAKDAYAQVWGMYHANELKVTGWWSYSGGKTIAVMVRTPDDFPAIKQGVEKRVKDINAGLEERQLDIMEQPDNIVAHVNHVWSNVGPDLPMLYLQYAIALFIILLVPSLNLCGLSNSRMQQRISELGVRKAFGATRNTLIRQILNENLVLTSLGGILGLIFSYLAVYAMRTWLFTNSQNIGTAGDFSLSMEALFSPMVFVLAFVFCLVINILSAGLPAWIAARRTIVDSLNDK; translated from the coding sequence ATGCAGACTATTCGCCAAGCCTTTGGCCTCTTGCGACAAAATCCGTTGCTGAGTACGATATCCATTCTGGGTACGGCTTTCGCCATTACCATGATTATGGCTATTGTGATTACTTGGCAGACGAAATATGCCGATCTGGAACCGGAGGTGAACCGGAGCCGTTGCCTTTACTTCTCTGCTATGCACGTGCAGGGAAAGGAGAATAAGGGTTGGAATACCTATGGCAAACCTTCAGCCGCATTTATGAAAGAGTGCATACAGCCGCTTCCGGAAGTGGAAGCTTGTACAGCATTCACTACGGCAGAGGTAGCGTTAGTGTCTTTAACAGATGGAAGCAACCGGGTGAAAGTAGATGCTTTGAATACCGATCCTGACTTCTGGAAGATATTCAGCATGCAGTTTCTCGATGGAAGAGGCTTCACAGAAGCGGATCGGGGAGGAGACATGAGGGCCATCGTTATTTGTGCTTCTGTGGCCCGAAAACTCTTTGGAACTACGGAAGTAGCAGGACGGCAAATATTACTGAACAGGGAGTTGTCGAATGTTATTGGTGTAGTGAAGGATGTCTCCGTTACTGCTAAAGATGCTTATGCCCAGGTGTGGGGTATGTACCATGCCAATGAGTTGAAAGTGACCGGTTGGTGGAGTTATAGCGGTGGAAAAACAATTGCCGTTATGGTACGTACTCCGGATGATTTTCCTGCCATTAAGCAAGGGGTGGAGAAGCGTGTGAAGGACATTAATGCCGGTCTGGAAGAGAGGCAGCTTGATATAATGGAGCAGCCTGATAATATTGTGGCACACGTGAATCATGTTTGGTCCAATGTGGGACCTGATTTGCCGATGCTCTATCTGCAATACGCCATTGCTTTGTTCATTATCCTGCTGGTGCCCTCACTCAATCTGTGTGGACTGAGTAATAGCCGTATGCAGCAACGCATCAGCGAGTTAGGAGTGCGCAAGGCCTTCGGAGCAACGAGGAACACACTTATCCGACAGATATTGAACGAGAATCTGGTGCTGACATCATTGGGAGGAATTCTCGGTTTGATATTCAGCTATCTTGCGGTCTATGCTATGCGTACCTGGTTGTTTACCAACAGCCAAAATATTGGTACGGCGGGCGATTTCAGCCTGAGTATGGAAGCGTTATTCAGTCCGATGGTATTTGTCCTGGCCTTTGTTTTCTGTCTGGTTATTAATATATTGAGTGCGGGGCTGCCCGCCTGGATCGCTGCACGCCGCACGATTGTGGACTCATTGAACGATAAATAA